One window from the genome of Acidobacteriota bacterium encodes:
- a CDS encoding biopolymer transporter ExbD — protein MPFKKPLSGVNSEPNVVPMADIMLVLLIIFMVVTPMLQKGVSVELTQTTNHRELPDADKEDAVLVGITRDGNIFMGSDQTSVEDLTSDVEAAMADRVEKTVYVKSDARAKFETVVNAVDAIRSAGVEKLGLITEKVEPGMSKQVY, from the coding sequence ATGCCCTTCAAGAAACCATTAAGCGGCGTCAATTCGGAACCCAATGTGGTCCCCATGGCGGACATCATGCTGGTTCTGCTCATCATCTTCATGGTGGTGACGCCCATGCTGCAAAAGGGGGTGAGCGTGGAATTGACGCAAACCACCAACCACCGCGAATTGCCTGATGCAGACAAGGAAGACGCAGTTCTGGTGGGCATCACTCGCGATGGGAACATCTTCATGGGCTCGGACCAGACGAGCGTGGAGGACTTGACCTCGGATGTGGAAGCGGCCATGGCCGATCGCGTTGAAAAGACTGTGTACGTCAAAAGCGACGCGCGGGCCAAGTTTGAAACCGTGGTCAACGCCGTGGACGCCATCCGCTCGGCGGGGGTCGAAAAGCTGGGGTTGATCACCGAGAAGGTGGAACCCGGGATGTCAAAACAGGTTTATTGA